The following nucleotide sequence is from Zea mays cultivar B73 chromosome 1, Zm-B73-REFERENCE-NAM-5.0, whole genome shotgun sequence.
CGGCTAGGAGTAGCgccaattgaagaaaagcttattcaacatcggttgagatggtttgggcaTGTCCACCGGAGACCCCTAGAGACACCGGTGCACAGAGTCATCATAAGACGGGACAATAATAAgaagaggtagaggtcgaccaaactTGACATGGGAGGAGGCAATCAAAAGAGACTTGAAGAAATGGAATATTCCAATTGATCGGTGTTTGGATAGAAGTGCTTGGAAAGAAGCTATCCATGTGCCCGAACCGTGATTAGACATTTTTCCTTTTAGTGCTCTCAATGGCTTTTTCCTTTCCCTTtatctctctttctctttttggtGACATCTTGTTGGATTTccactctagcctaccccaacttgcttgggactaaaagactATGTTGATGTATTGATCTGCCAAGCTAGTTGTTTTAGTACCTAGTGCATGACGAAAAGGGCAGGCTTGGCGCTCTTGGAATCTCTAATTGCTTTTTTCTTGGAAAAAAATGCTATCTAAAGGCAATGCCATATGTATATGTGGTTCAGATGCCTAGCTTATCTACATTGCTCTCATTCTGTAAAGCTTGAATTTACTTTTGATAAGGCCATTTAATAATTCTATTCATTACATTCTAGGGATGATAAAGGTGATAAAAGATTTGCTTCAATCAGTGTGCAACCTATTATCCCAGGATGGAATTCTTGCCGAGGAACTGATACGGCTGTCCCCTTGCTATTAAAAGGATTCCTCATGACCGCAATATTCTTATTTGTAATCAGAAGTAAACTCAGGTACACTGGGAAGCGCATTGACCGTCCAACTCAAGCTGAAATACCTGTTGAGCCAGAGTGAATTTCTGTCGTCTTCATTTCTGAACGTTTGCGACATCACAGTTTTGATGATGATCATAAATACGTAACTTTGCCGCGCAAAGCTTCGTCCTGGGAAAAGAATCCGGCTTTGCTTGCAGTGTATGGTATCCAGACGCAGCAGTACAGGTTAACAGAATATGGGTTGCTTCTCATTAGTCATTTCTTGATTCATTATTCCAATATGTAGAAGACACCTGCAGCAATTCCGAGTTTTGACGAAAGCCACATGAAAGACATGAAGAAACATGGCCGTAGGCTAATGTACACTGTATGTATCTTGTCTGCACAAAGTTTTGTAACCATCCCGGCTTGATATCGTTTAACGATTTTGTTGCAACATAATTCATAAGCACTGAATTTATGCAAACAACAGTTCTGACGCGAGACGAATTGGAATAATCACAATTCACAAACACAACAATGCTCCTATTCACAAAAAAAATGCTCCTATCCATACAGTTCAAATGCCTCTGTCATGTTCAAATGGAAACGATTCGTTTCGCTTTGAGACGAAGCAGTTCAAATGCCTCTGCCGTGTTCAAATGAAAACGATTCATTTCGCTTTGAGACGAAGTAGTTCAAATGCCTCTGCCATGTTCGATCGATTTCCAGACCGAGACAAGCGCCGCAGCCCGCAGCAGAAGGCTCGCGACATCAGCTCGAGCCAGCTGACGGGATCCACACGGTGCCATGTCTTCCCGGCGGCCGTCGCATCCGTCCCACCGGAATCCACGGCGATTCCCGTCCGCCTGCTATCTTCTAGTACTCACCCTTGCCCTCCTCGTCGTCTCCGCCGCCGCCAAGTCCTCCCGCCGCCCCATCTCCGTACGTCTCCCCGCCTGACCCGACCCTGCCATCTCTCCTCCGCCCGCCTCTCTAGTCTCTATCCATCCCATCGCGCTTACCGAACTCCGTGGCGCAGGACAACGAGATCCGGCAGAAGAAGGAGGCCTGCTACACCGACGTCGAGAAGTACGTGTTAGTATGATGTGTTCTCTACTATTCAGTGGAACGCATCTGACGCGATGTTTCTGAGTTCTGACGGTGGTTTGTTTCTCTCGGCCGTGCCGTAGCGGGCTGTGGGGATGGGTGTGCAGGTACTCGCCGACGGAGAAGGAGAACTGCGTGCTGCGCTGCCTCTCGCCGGAGTGCTACGACCTCATATACGGCGGGGATCCGGTGAGTGGTGGCATCAGGATGTGGGGTTTCAGCAGCTGCGATATACTTGGTTTACTGATTTTTTTTGCTTGGCTGCCTTGTGTAGCTTGAGGAAGGGGAGTTGGACTATGTTCGAAGCCAGGAGTACAAGTATTGTATGCACAAGTAAGAATGACCAGAACATATCGAACATGTTCGTTTGGGGTTTCAAATGTTGAATTGGGCTGCTTTGTGTTGAAGATTGAAGGATCATATTGTCGTTAAGGTTGTCAAGTCGTAGATTATAAGTTGGGTTGGAGTCTACATAAGATCTCAATCATACGATCTTGATCTTAAACATACGAATCATAAAATGTGATACTATTGTTGACTGGAATTATAGAATCAGGCCCTTGATCAAGATAGTAAATGTGAAAATGCGTAAGACAGAAACATAGGTATTGACATGCATTACTGTGGGTGCATATGTAAATGAAGGGAAATGATAGTGATACTATGTCTCCCATGGTTGATTAGCTCTCTAAACATTCAATAAAACCACATGACTAGGAAGAGAACTGAAGTATTGAGTGATCAGGAACAAGTAGGAATGTTCAGACCCAAGGATATGTTCATTTCTCATACAACTGTGCTTTTTAATAGTCTTCATTTACTAATTTTATCATAACTATCTGTAAATCTTAGTAGGTGCTATGAGCAAATTAAAAAAATAAAGTAGATTATAACTCATCTGACTCAATTTTGTTTACCGTATTCTATCTAGCAACTATGGTGTCTAAAGGGGTAAATAGCGTGTAGGTAGGTGAGCTGTTATGGTCGTTAGATCAGTGAGAgattggagaggggtatcgatgggcaggaacgtcggccgggggcctctgcccacggccgagcaagaggaggctttctcccttctaattcttgcctcCTTTATTTCTcatcattgattacataaataggccaaCTGGCTGTCCCTAtatagctagagatccttatctccttaaaactctcttaaaaactctcaacaactactaactgataaccttcctagataatctcaactaatcttctaatcttatctctaactatccttatctaatcctcTTGGAGGGCCCATGGTTGCTGCTGTCacagcccctccgtgggcctccttaggccctgacactacacccctcctggataagcagctcgtcctcgagtTGCAGCATGACGTGTGCTCAAAGACCGAGTCTACTTGACCCAAAACCAGACACCTAGAACacaagccttttacatctcggcttatcttattattccgaacctgaatttttttgaccccataagataaggcggacaccctgcgcgcattggacttgcacgtgtgcagccacctggatcccatggacgccatctGGACGAAAAGGGAGCACATGGACGGGCACCTGGAATAGGTCGCGACAATAACCAGCGGAGGCGCCCTCGTGGCGGCCGGTAGCGGAATGTGGTGGCGCTAAATAGTGCGCCCTTGCCGATGACGAGGGGAGTGCCTTCCCTACCGCCGCTGCCGTAGAGTTGAAGTTCGTCGCCTGCGGGACACGTACCATGCTCGCACTTGGAGATAGCGGCCCGGTGCCGCTGCTGATGGCCGTCCGACAGGGCGAGGTCGCGCCCCCGTGTGCTGAGTTCAATCGTCACCAAGGCTGCCTTGAGCATCTACCGGCGCATCTCCCGCACTCTCCGTCGCGCAAGGAAGCCACGAGCAGCAGCTTGTATGCCCACAGTCGTCGACGTCCGGAGCCGCGCAGACAACGCCAACTGGTCCTGCTCATGTTGCACTGCTATCTTGATTTGCAGCAGCCCTTGCTCAACCTTTTGGAGCGTCGCTTGCATCTTTGCGAGATCAACCCTTATGTTGGTCCACAAGTCCTCCATCGATGGAGCTGGTGATTGCTGAGCCGTGACTGCCCCTAGCGGCGTCGTCCATGGGGACGGAGACgccgtcaacgaagatgatgtAACGAAATTTGGCGTTGTCCCTGGAGATAGGCACGCCGGCGTCCAGGATGTGGTGACAAAATTGGCAGGCGATGctgcccatggagatggggacgccggTTG
It contains:
- the LOC100273765 gene encoding uncharacterized protein LOC100273765 precursor; this encodes MSSRRPSHPSHRNPRRFPSACYLLVLTLALLVVSAAAKSSRRPISDNEIRQKKEACYTDVENGLWGWVCRYSPTEKENCVLRCLSPECYDLIYGGDPLEEGELDYVRSQEYKYCMHKSSLGESLDGVKGSFSYS